From one Polynucleobacter sp. UK-FUSCHL-C3 genomic stretch:
- a CDS encoding fatty acid hydroxylase family protein: MMTDRQKKFRESYVNQISPFYNGLFHIGVMYTAGIAAIYYCATQLDNPTWAWLTIIPVAIAGNFVEWGMHKYVMHRQIDVFALRAIYDRHTRQHHQYFTDTDYTIDTVKEHRIVFFPWRVLTVLAVSGTIFGYIAAQIFTSNVGYILFMTMVGHYILYETFHYCCHVKENWFVRNMPFINTIRRHHAAHHNLGIMMHKNMNLTFPIADWMMGTSDLKRSLIGTLLNGFSQEHIDPKLKPIIEKFQNGRVQDEKVTLEGPILDQHEQKALQS, encoded by the coding sequence GTGATGACAGATCGGCAGAAGAAGTTTCGTGAGAGCTATGTCAATCAAATTAGCCCCTTCTATAACGGCTTATTTCATATCGGAGTCATGTATACCGCAGGCATTGCGGCAATCTATTACTGCGCTACGCAACTTGACAATCCCACATGGGCATGGCTCACCATTATCCCAGTGGCAATCGCCGGTAACTTTGTGGAATGGGGTATGCATAAATATGTGATGCATCGCCAAATCGATGTCTTTGCACTGCGTGCTATCTATGATCGCCATACGCGCCAACATCATCAATACTTTACGGATACCGACTACACCATTGATACGGTTAAAGAGCATCGGATCGTTTTCTTCCCATGGCGAGTTTTAACAGTCTTGGCTGTTTCTGGCACCATCTTTGGCTATATCGCTGCCCAAATCTTCACCTCTAACGTGGGTTATATCTTGTTTATGACCATGGTAGGTCATTACATCCTCTATGAGACCTTTCATTATTGCTGCCACGTGAAAGAGAACTGGTTTGTACGCAATATGCCATTCATTAATACGATTCGTCGCCATCACGCGGCACACCATAATCTTGGCATCATGATGCACAAGAACATGAACCTGACATTCCCGATCGCAGATTGGATGATGGGCACGAGTGATCTAAAGCGTAGTTTGATTGGAACGCTTCTGAACGGTTTTAGCCAAGAGCATATTGATCCCAAGCTCAAACCCATCATTGAAAAGTTTCAGAATGGGCGAGTTCAGGACGAGAAAGTAACCCTCGAGGGACCCATCCTCGATCAACACGAACAAAAAGCGCTC
- a CDS encoding formate--tetrahydrofolate ligase, giving the protein MPSDIEIAQQATMKRIAQVAKEKLGIADEHLEPYGHYKAKVSLPYLETLKGKPDGKLILVTAINPTPAGEGKTTTTVGLGDALNHIGKKAMICLREPSLGPVFGVKGGAAGGGYAQIVPMEDINLHFTGDFSAIALANNLLAALIDNHIFHGNALGIDSRRIQWKRVVDMNDRALRHITNGLGGPGNGYPREDGFDIVVASEVMAIFCLATSLDDLKERLSNIVAAYTRDLKPILAKDLNAHGAMTVLLKDALAPNLVQTLENNPAFVHGGPFANIAHGCNSVIATQAALKLADYVVTEAGFGADLGAEKFIDIKCRKSGLRPAAAVIVVTVRAMKYHGYAELADLTKENLSALEKGLVNLERHVENITQVYQVPCVVSINQFLSDTPAEIDLIKKRMEKLGVKVVIASHWAHGGKGAEELAKIVVQLCDSPSQMQFVYEETDSLWDKINHIAKKVYRASEVTADSKIRAQIQGLQEQGYGHYPVCVAKTQSSFSTDAKLRGAPNNHVINIREVRLAAGAQFVVMVCGDIMTMPGLPKVPSADKIDLINGKVVGLF; this is encoded by the coding sequence ATGCCAAGCGATATTGAAATAGCCCAACAAGCCACGATGAAGCGTATTGCGCAAGTTGCTAAGGAAAAATTAGGGATAGCGGATGAGCATCTAGAGCCCTACGGCCATTACAAAGCGAAGGTATCACTGCCCTACTTAGAGACCCTAAAGGGTAAGCCAGATGGCAAGCTGATTTTAGTAACTGCCATTAATCCCACCCCTGCTGGTGAAGGCAAGACCACAACCACCGTTGGTCTAGGCGATGCTCTGAATCATATTGGTAAGAAAGCCATGATCTGTTTGCGTGAGCCCTCCTTGGGTCCGGTGTTTGGTGTCAAAGGCGGTGCTGCGGGTGGTGGCTATGCACAAATTGTGCCGATGGAAGACATTAATTTGCACTTCACGGGTGACTTTAGTGCCATCGCGCTTGCTAATAATCTTCTGGCTGCATTAATTGATAACCATATTTTCCATGGCAATGCTTTAGGCATTGATAGTCGGCGCATTCAATGGAAGCGTGTCGTGGATATGAATGATCGTGCCTTACGTCACATCACGAATGGCTTGGGTGGCCCGGGTAATGGCTATCCGCGTGAGGATGGCTTTGATATTGTGGTGGCCTCTGAGGTCATGGCAATTTTTTGTCTTGCAACTTCTCTTGATGATCTCAAGGAGCGTCTTTCAAACATTGTGGCGGCCTATACGCGGGATCTCAAGCCCATCTTGGCGAAGGATCTAAATGCCCATGGCGCAATGACCGTTTTACTCAAAGACGCTCTTGCGCCAAACTTAGTTCAGACTCTTGAAAACAATCCTGCCTTTGTGCATGGTGGCCCCTTTGCCAATATTGCGCATGGCTGTAATTCGGTGATTGCCACGCAGGCAGCCTTGAAGTTAGCCGACTATGTGGTGACCGAAGCGGGCTTTGGTGCTGACCTAGGCGCTGAGAAATTTATTGATATCAAATGCCGCAAGTCAGGCTTACGCCCTGCTGCTGCAGTAATCGTTGTTACCGTACGCGCCATGAAATACCATGGCTATGCAGAGCTAGCTGATCTCACCAAAGAGAATCTCTCTGCGCTTGAGAAAGGTCTCGTTAATTTAGAGCGCCATGTTGAGAACATCACACAGGTTTATCAAGTACCTTGCGTGGTCTCCATCAATCAGTTCTTAAGCGATACGCCTGCTGAGATCGATCTCATCAAGAAGCGCATGGAGAAACTAGGTGTCAAAGTAGTCATTGCCTCGCATTGGGCCCATGGTGGCAAAGGTGCAGAAGAGCTAGCAAAGATTGTGGTGCAGCTTTGCGACTCTCCTTCCCAAATGCAGTTTGTCTATGAAGAGACTGACTCCTTGTGGGACAAGATCAATCACATTGCGAAGAAGGTCTACCGTGCTAGCGAGGTGACCGCAGACTCCAAGATTAGAGCGCAGATCCAAGGTTTGCAAGAGCAAGGCTATGGCCACTATCCCGTATGCGTTGCCAAGACCCAAAGCTCGTTCTCAACCGATGCTAAGTTACGTGGCGCTCCGAATAATCATGTGATTAATATCCGTGAGGTTCGTCTTGCAGCAGGTGCTCAGTTTGTGGTGATGGTCTGTGGTGACATCATGACCATGCCAGGCCTTCCAAAAGTGCCATCGGCCGATAAGATTGATCTGATCAATGGCAAGGTGGTGGGCCTCTTCTAA
- a CDS encoding recombinase family protein — MPIAYSYIRFSSEKQAKGDSIRRQKDLASEYIERNSQLGLELDTSLQLTDEGLSAYKGVAQTKGSLGVFNRLVEDGKIERGSYLLVESLDRLSRQTPRKALAQLGALIDEGIVVVTLNDNKVYTSVSMDEDSGMSLMFAIMLMSRAHEESATKADRVSRAWRQKMLRVADGVQLTKRVPFWIVKEDRTKSIADKVAVVKRIFRLSAEGLGGQRITTLLNDEGVSPPTSKATRWGISSVKKVLNSEAVLGLLNTADGVRHENYYPRVISEKLWIKTRFQGVASKSTRDSHSVHPLSGLCVCAVCGATATRSGKSGRVRQDGTKNIWRTIGAKRSVGEVQYLKMMMRSKSLLATLS, encoded by the coding sequence ATGCCAATTGCTTATTCGTACATTAGGTTCAGCTCTGAGAAGCAGGCTAAGGGTGACAGCATTCGCAGGCAGAAAGACTTAGCATCTGAGTACATAGAGCGTAATTCTCAGCTAGGTTTAGAGTTGGACACCAGCTTACAGCTTACTGATGAAGGGTTGAGTGCCTATAAAGGAGTTGCTCAGACCAAAGGTTCATTGGGTGTGTTTAATCGCTTAGTTGAGGATGGGAAGATTGAAAGAGGTTCATATCTCTTGGTTGAGTCCTTAGACCGATTAAGTAGACAGACACCCAGAAAAGCTCTTGCTCAACTTGGTGCCTTGATTGATGAAGGAATTGTTGTTGTAACACTTAATGACAATAAGGTTTATACCAGCGTCTCGATGGATGAAGACAGTGGCATGAGCCTTATGTTTGCAATCATGCTGATGTCTAGAGCTCATGAGGAATCTGCAACGAAAGCAGATAGGGTAAGTAGAGCTTGGCGACAAAAGATGCTTAGAGTTGCCGATGGTGTGCAGCTTACAAAGAGAGTGCCTTTCTGGATTGTTAAGGAAGATAGGACTAAATCTATTGCCGATAAGGTTGCAGTAGTTAAGAGAATTTTCAGGCTATCTGCTGAAGGTCTTGGTGGACAGAGGATTACTACGCTACTTAATGATGAAGGTGTTTCTCCTCCGACAAGCAAGGCTACTAGGTGGGGAATATCTAGCGTTAAGAAGGTGCTGAACTCTGAAGCGGTACTAGGGTTATTAAATACTGCTGATGGTGTAAGGCATGAGAATTATTACCCTAGAGTTATCTCTGAGAAGCTCTGGATTAAGACTAGGTTTCAAGGTGTTGCTTCTAAGAGCACCAGAGATAGTCACAGTGTTCATCCATTGAGTGGACTATGCGTATGTGCAGTTTGTGGGGCTACAGCGACACGAAGTGGTAAGAGTGGACGGGTCAGGCAAGACGGCACAAAGAATATCTGGAGGACTATAGGGGCAAAAAGAAGCGTTGGGGAAGTCCAATATTTAAAGATGATGATGAGGTCAAAAAGTTTATTGGCAACTTTAAGCTAA
- a CDS encoding FkbM family methyltransferase: MRKFINKFLASRGYEVNKIGRTIYFLDRLVKKQGEISFIQVGANDGISFDNIYPFFKSRKCKGLLIEPLPYFFDRLKLNYADSPNIIPLNIALHPTAEKFNIYSVNQKELHKYPHWVSGIASFNKEHLIKNSVKESDLVAEAVTCKPLSKLLEEYELLKLDYLQIDTEGFDDEIIKMINFSQVKPKLIKFESVHLSSEKKLSTVNLLKSQGYKIIDERRDMVALLERFFN; the protein is encoded by the coding sequence GTGCGAAAATTTATAAATAAGTTTCTAGCAAGTCGGGGTTACGAGGTCAATAAAATTGGACGAACAATCTATTTTTTAGACAGGCTTGTTAAAAAACAAGGTGAAATAAGTTTTATACAGGTGGGTGCAAATGATGGCATCAGCTTCGATAACATCTATCCTTTTTTTAAGAGTCGCAAATGTAAAGGTCTTTTAATTGAGCCTTTGCCATACTTTTTTGACAGGCTAAAACTTAACTACGCTGACTCACCAAACATCATTCCTCTTAATATTGCCTTGCACCCTACAGCAGAAAAATTTAATATCTATTCAGTCAACCAAAAAGAGTTACATAAATATCCTCATTGGGTGTCAGGCATTGCATCGTTTAATAAAGAGCATCTAATTAAAAATAGCGTTAAAGAGAGTGACCTAGTCGCTGAAGCAGTGACTTGCAAACCTCTATCGAAATTGCTTGAAGAGTACGAACTGCTTAAACTTGATTATTTACAAATCGATACCGAGGGCTTTGATGATGAAATTATTAAGATGATTAATTTTAGCCAAGTTAAACCCAAGCTAATTAAGTTTGAATCTGTACATTTAAGTTCGGAAAAGAAATTATCTACTGTCAATCTACTAAAGTCTCAGGGCTACAAGATAATCGATGAAAGAAGGGATATGGTTGCTCTCTTAGAGCGATTCTTTAACTAA
- a CDS encoding tripartite tricarboxylate transporter substrate binding protein, producing MFLSKRLIAKSVITGALIAALGTGTAFAQSYPNKTITLVAPYAVGGDSDFSGRNLSVVASKLIGQSVIVTNIVGASGTIGSQRVRTAAPDGYTLLVSRGGSQAITPALDSSTPYKWNDFTFISLLDFNPVVCVVKPDAPYKTMKDLIDAIRANPGKLNYATAGPGTTQHLAVEVILSQLGLPSTAAMMIPYKGGGEATTALLGGQVQFICNNLTTMVGQIKGGAMRALVTSTPNRLKEFPDVPTAKEMGIGNLEQVMGWSGLYGPPGLPAEVVTKWQAVLKEVAKDPNWLRGNDTVGAIPAIRSPQDTEKFAKEQFDLYSKLGTQLNLKK from the coding sequence ATGTTTTTAAGTAAACGCCTTATTGCTAAGTCAGTGATCACAGGGGCATTAATAGCTGCCCTCGGCACAGGAACTGCATTTGCCCAAAGTTACCCCAACAAAACGATCACCCTCGTAGCACCGTATGCAGTGGGTGGCGATAGCGATTTCTCAGGCAGAAATCTCTCGGTCGTTGCAAGTAAGCTCATCGGGCAGTCGGTCATTGTTACTAACATCGTTGGTGCCTCAGGTACGATTGGCTCACAGCGCGTTAGAACTGCAGCCCCAGACGGATACACCTTATTGGTATCACGCGGTGGCTCACAAGCAATCACCCCAGCACTCGATAGCAGCACACCGTATAAGTGGAATGATTTCACATTCATTTCACTACTCGATTTCAATCCCGTGGTGTGTGTCGTGAAACCCGATGCGCCTTACAAAACGATGAAGGATCTGATTGATGCCATTCGTGCAAATCCTGGTAAGTTGAACTATGCAACCGCTGGTCCTGGAACAACCCAACACTTAGCAGTGGAAGTCATCCTCAGTCAATTAGGATTGCCATCCACCGCGGCGATGATGATTCCGTATAAGGGAGGTGGCGAAGCAACCACGGCATTACTTGGCGGACAAGTACAGTTCATTTGTAATAACCTCACCACCATGGTTGGTCAGATTAAGGGTGGCGCGATGCGCGCACTCGTAACTTCAACACCCAATCGCCTAAAAGAATTCCCAGACGTGCCTACAGCAAAAGAGATGGGCATTGGTAATCTAGAGCAAGTGATGGGATGGAGCGGACTCTATGGCCCACCCGGACTTCCTGCTGAAGTCGTTACGAAATGGCAAGCTGTCCTCAAAGAAGTAGCAAAAGATCCAAACTGGCTACGTGGTAACGATACGGTTGGTGCAATCCCAGCGATTCGCTCACCACAAGATACCGAGAAATTTGCCAAAGAGCAATTTGATCTTTATAGCAAACTAGGTACCCAGCTAAATCTCAAAAAATAA
- a CDS encoding TauD/TfdA family dioxygenase: MQAGQAISTVGSIPGYIKGSCAWQGKDIQESPSWIVHWTPAQIAELETAADHFAKTGIALENITTESFPVATLKPFIADVLHELMQGRGFVMLRGLPIQNWSIEKAATIYMGIGRHMGSLRSSNGKGHLLGHVRDQGAKVEAGARFYQTNKKLDYHTDSADIVGLLCLQKAKEGGESFIASSMALYNEMVKRRPDLIPAMFTPYPTDRRGEVPEGRDPWFEIPIFNWYQGHLSCVYLRHYIEEAQSRFPNAPRLTTEQIEVMDLIDAILQEPGFPLQMAFEPGDIQFLHNHQILHSRNDFFNWPEPERARHLLRLWIAPTTARPLPDYFASRWGSVTPGDRGGIIVPGTKLSVELTV; encoded by the coding sequence ATGCAAGCCGGTCAAGCAATTAGCACAGTGGGAAGTATTCCGGGGTATATAAAAGGAAGTTGTGCTTGGCAGGGCAAAGACATCCAAGAGAGCCCAAGTTGGATCGTGCACTGGACCCCCGCGCAAATTGCTGAACTAGAAACTGCTGCCGATCACTTTGCTAAAACCGGCATTGCACTAGAGAACATCACCACCGAGTCTTTCCCAGTAGCGACCCTAAAACCATTTATCGCCGATGTATTGCATGAGCTCATGCAAGGCCGTGGCTTTGTGATGCTGCGCGGCCTACCAATTCAGAACTGGTCGATTGAGAAAGCAGCCACCATCTATATGGGCATTGGACGCCACATGGGGAGCTTGCGCAGTAGTAATGGCAAAGGCCATCTCCTTGGGCATGTTCGTGATCAAGGCGCCAAAGTCGAAGCAGGCGCTCGTTTTTACCAAACCAATAAGAAGCTTGATTACCACACCGACTCAGCTGACATCGTTGGCTTACTCTGTTTACAAAAAGCCAAAGAGGGTGGGGAGTCATTTATTGCTAGCTCGATGGCGCTCTATAACGAAATGGTTAAGCGTCGCCCCGATCTGATCCCAGCAATGTTCACCCCGTACCCAACGGATCGTCGCGGTGAAGTACCCGAGGGCAGAGACCCATGGTTTGAGATCCCCATCTTTAATTGGTATCAAGGGCATCTATCGTGCGTGTATCTGCGCCACTATATAGAAGAAGCCCAAAGTAGATTCCCCAATGCACCACGACTCACTACAGAACAAATCGAGGTGATGGATCTGATCGATGCGATCTTGCAAGAACCAGGCTTTCCTCTGCAGATGGCCTTTGAACCGGGTGATATCCAGTTCTTACACAACCATCAGATCTTGCACTCTAGGAATGATTTCTTTAACTGGCCAGAACCAGAACGGGCCCGCCATCTGCTGCGTCTGTGGATTGCACCCACCACCGCTCGACCACTGCCCGATTACTTTGCCTCCCGCTGGGGCTCTGTAACCCCCGGAGATCGAGGCGGCATCATCGTGCCAGGAACCAAACTATCGGTAGAGCTAACGGTCTAG
- a CDS encoding catalase family peroxidase, which translates to MKTITYCLASSLAVSLGLVSLTPTLVHANPDPNTMVNQFEATGGKFEGFRRSGAKGICATGEFIGSAEGRKISTASAFSGKPIPVVVRFSVGGANPKAADNTKTQRNLALQFNLPKNEVWQMGNISAPVFGSATPDQLMGRLQSTQPDPTTKVADPVKVKAFADANPEVLIQGRYFASQPVPASYAATNYWGVHGFGLSNAKKEKVWGKWIFEPVGGVQTLTDEEAKAKGPNFLFDDLRQRVAAGNAAFNFNLEVAQAGDTLTNATVPLPEGRKKITLGVLKIVAVAPDGSGPCLNITFDPNIMPVGVEGAADPMLRARTAPYAISLGRRIVEGSKQQ; encoded by the coding sequence ATGAAAACAATAACGTATTGCCTCGCATCTTCCTTGGCAGTTTCCTTAGGACTGGTCAGTTTGACCCCCACACTCGTTCACGCCAATCCCGACCCTAATACCATGGTCAATCAGTTTGAGGCGACCGGTGGAAAGTTTGAGGGCTTTCGTCGCTCGGGTGCAAAGGGTATTTGTGCCACTGGCGAGTTTATTGGCAGTGCTGAAGGTCGCAAGATCTCTACTGCTTCGGCGTTTAGTGGCAAACCAATTCCGGTGGTTGTGCGTTTTTCAGTGGGCGGTGCTAATCCCAAGGCTGCGGATAACACGAAGACTCAACGTAATTTAGCGTTGCAATTTAATCTTCCCAAAAATGAAGTCTGGCAAATGGGGAATATTTCTGCACCGGTATTCGGTTCTGCAACACCCGATCAACTCATGGGTCGCTTGCAATCCACCCAGCCTGACCCAACTACGAAGGTTGCTGACCCAGTCAAAGTGAAGGCCTTTGCCGATGCCAATCCTGAGGTATTGATTCAGGGTAGATACTTTGCCTCCCAGCCAGTCCCGGCTAGTTATGCTGCCACCAATTATTGGGGAGTCCATGGCTTTGGCCTCTCCAATGCCAAAAAAGAGAAGGTTTGGGGTAAATGGATTTTTGAACCGGTTGGGGGCGTACAAACCTTGACCGATGAGGAAGCCAAAGCAAAAGGGCCTAACTTCTTATTTGACGATTTACGCCAACGGGTCGCAGCGGGCAATGCAGCGTTTAACTTTAATCTGGAAGTTGCTCAAGCAGGCGATACGCTCACCAACGCAACCGTTCCCCTTCCTGAAGGACGCAAGAAGATTACCTTGGGTGTTCTCAAAATTGTGGCGGTCGCCCCTGATGGCAGCGGTCCATGCTTAAACATTACCTTTGACCCCAATATCATGCCTGTCGGAGTAGAAGGCGCCGCAGATCCGATGTTGCGTGCTAGAACAGCTCCCTATGCCATTTCTTTGGGGCGCCGCATTGTTGAGGGCTCGAAGCAACAATAA
- a CDS encoding phosphate-starvation-inducible PsiE family protein, with amino-acid sequence MPDIYRYITAAEKTILVLIALFTIYAVGIEMWKVVQTGDVALTDLLLMFIYAEVLGMVAGFYKYRKIPITIPIFIAITALCRLIILQGKGVNSVDLIYESGAVLLLGLAALVIRWNLIKLKRDTNEPNL; translated from the coding sequence ATGCCTGATATTTATCGCTACATTACCGCTGCAGAAAAAACAATCCTAGTACTCATTGCCCTCTTTACGATTTATGCCGTGGGTATTGAAATGTGGAAAGTTGTGCAAACCGGTGATGTTGCCTTAACCGATTTGCTGCTCATGTTCATCTATGCCGAGGTCTTAGGAATGGTGGCCGGTTTTTATAAGTACCGCAAAATACCAATCACGATTCCAATCTTTATTGCTATTACAGCGCTGTGCCGCTTGATTATCTTGCAAGGTAAGGGTGTCAATAGCGTGGATCTGATCTATGAGAGTGGGGCAGTGCTCTTATTAGGCTTGGCTGCTTTGGTGATTCGTTGGAACTTAATTAAATTAAAACGCGATACCAACGAACCCAATCTTTAG
- a CDS encoding PQQ-dependent sugar dehydrogenase — MRILTLCLMMVLGVFHLSTVVAQTIQSEKQSFRVVPLTQGLQYPWSVAFLPDGRLLITERAGRLRIVQKDFTLDPKPVSGLPDIIASGQGGLFDVVLHPQYSKNGWIYFAYSAPGSGGWGTALARGKLLGDQMTNVQVLFSMEPKTRSNHHFGGRIVFDEGGYVYLTLGDRGEMARAQQLDDHAGSIIRLHDDGKVPKDNPFVNRAGAKPEKFTLGNRNVQGVAIHPKTGEVWTHEHGPQGGDEINIIKPARNYGWPIITYGVNYGFGTKIGEGTVKAGLEQPLYVWVPSIAPSGMAFYKGNAFANWNNHLFIGALRAETLLRLELQGDKVVHEERLLQGSIGRIRDVRVGPDQYIYLLTDERAGGLYRLEPSK, encoded by the coding sequence ATGAGAATACTCACCCTGTGTCTCATGATGGTGCTGGGCGTTTTTCATCTCAGTACGGTCGTTGCGCAAACCATCCAATCGGAGAAACAGTCCTTTCGGGTCGTGCCACTCACTCAAGGTTTGCAATACCCGTGGTCAGTGGCTTTCTTACCCGATGGGCGACTACTCATTACCGAACGTGCAGGGCGTCTTCGGATCGTGCAAAAAGATTTCACGCTCGATCCCAAGCCCGTTAGCGGATTACCAGACATTATTGCAAGCGGCCAAGGCGGATTGTTTGATGTGGTCTTACACCCGCAGTACTCTAAAAATGGTTGGATCTATTTTGCATACAGCGCACCTGGCTCAGGGGGTTGGGGTACCGCATTGGCACGCGGCAAACTCCTCGGTGATCAAATGACCAACGTACAGGTGCTCTTTAGCATGGAGCCAAAGACTCGTTCGAATCACCATTTTGGTGGGCGCATCGTCTTTGATGAGGGAGGCTATGTCTATCTCACCTTGGGTGATCGTGGTGAGATGGCGCGAGCACAACAATTAGATGATCACGCTGGCTCGATTATTCGTTTGCACGATGACGGCAAAGTTCCCAAAGACAATCCATTTGTAAATAGGGCAGGGGCTAAGCCCGAGAAATTTACTTTAGGTAATCGTAATGTACAAGGTGTGGCAATCCATCCTAAAACAGGAGAGGTCTGGACACATGAACATGGACCGCAAGGGGGCGATGAGATCAACATCATTAAACCCGCTCGTAACTATGGCTGGCCGATTATTACCTACGGCGTTAATTACGGCTTTGGTACAAAGATTGGGGAAGGAACGGTAAAGGCGGGTCTTGAACAACCTTTGTATGTCTGGGTTCCCTCAATTGCTCCTTCTGGGATGGCCTTTTACAAGGGGAATGCATTTGCCAACTGGAACAATCATCTATTCATTGGAGCCTTACGCGCAGAGACCTTGTTACGCCTAGAACTACAAGGAGACAAAGTGGTCCATGAAGAACGCTTACTCCAAGGAAGCATTGGACGGATTAGAGACGTGCGGGTTGGTCCTGATCAATACATCTACCTCTTGACCGACGAGCGCGCAGGCGGTTTATATCGACTCGAACCCAGTAAATAG
- a CDS encoding carboxylesterase — protein sequence MERLPCIEIETAEHPTAAVIWLHGLGADGNDFASILPQLDLSACPGIRFIFPSAPSMPVTVNGGYVMPAWYDIIGRSPNDREDESGIERSAKAIQALIEHECSHGIAPNKIILAGFSQGCAMVLHTGLRYPQALGGIMALSGYLPLRDSFVKNRNPANQQTPIFMAHGEWDSVITLDRSEYSKDVLEANGYAVQWQTYAMEHSVHPHEIVDIGNFLRRVLAT from the coding sequence ATGGAACGACTACCTTGTATTGAAATTGAGACCGCTGAGCATCCCACCGCAGCCGTAATTTGGCTTCATGGGCTTGGCGCTGATGGCAACGACTTTGCCTCCATCTTGCCCCAACTCGATCTCTCGGCATGTCCGGGTATCCGCTTTATCTTCCCTAGCGCTCCTAGCATGCCTGTGACCGTGAACGGTGGTTATGTGATGCCCGCCTGGTATGACATTATTGGCAGAAGTCCAAACGATCGCGAGGATGAGTCTGGTATTGAGCGTTCGGCTAAGGCTATCCAAGCCCTCATTGAACACGAATGCAGTCATGGCATTGCCCCCAACAAAATAATCTTGGCTGGATTTTCACAAGGCTGTGCGATGGTCTTGCACACAGGGCTGCGCTACCCGCAAGCCTTGGGTGGCATCATGGCCTTATCCGGTTACTTGCCCCTTAGAGACTCCTTTGTTAAAAACCGCAACCCCGCAAATCAACAGACCCCCATCTTCATGGCGCATGGTGAGTGGGATAGTGTGATTACGCTAGATCGCAGTGAGTACTCTAAAGACGTACTCGAAGCCAATGGCTATGCGGTGCAGTGGCAGACCTATGCCATGGAGCATTCGGTACATCCCCATGAGATTGTGGATATCGGAAATTTTCTGCGTCGGGTATTAGCTACCTAA
- a CDS encoding DUF1993 domain-containing protein has product MTISMYQASVPRLINALTNLSNVLQKAQDHITDKKLDANALLHYRLYPDMFNFTRQIQITADTAKGVVARLAGVDIPAYEDTESSIAELQERLAKTIAFMGSFKPEQIDGTEDKAIVTKRGDKETHYKGMQFLLGHAIPNVYFHSSMAYAILRTNGVVIGKRDYLGNP; this is encoded by the coding sequence ATGACTATTTCCATGTATCAGGCTAGCGTACCTCGACTTATTAATGCGCTCACTAATTTATCCAATGTCTTGCAAAAAGCACAAGACCATATTACAGATAAGAAGTTAGATGCCAACGCACTACTGCACTACCGCTTATATCCTGATATGTTTAATTTTACCCGTCAGATCCAAATTACGGCCGATACCGCTAAAGGGGTCGTAGCACGTTTAGCAGGCGTTGATATCCCTGCCTATGAAGATACTGAGAGTAGCATTGCAGAGTTGCAAGAGCGTCTTGCCAAAACCATTGCGTTTATGGGGAGTTTTAAACCCGAGCAGATCGATGGTACTGAGGACAAAGCGATTGTGACCAAGCGCGGTGATAAAGAAACCCATTACAAGGGCATGCAGTTTTTATTAGGGCATGCCATCCCCAATGTGTACTTTCATAGCTCGATGGCCTATGCCATCTTGCGTACCAATGGCGTTGTGATTGGCAAGCGCGATTACTTGGGCAATCCTTAG